The Engystomops pustulosus chromosome 4, aEngPut4.maternal, whole genome shotgun sequence genome contains a region encoding:
- the MOB1A gene encoding MOB kinase activator 1A, producing MSFLFGSRSSKTFKPKKNIPEGSHQYELLKHAEATLGSGNLRQAVMLPEGEDLNEWIAVNTVDFFNQINMLYGTITEFCTETSCSVMSAGPRYEYHWADGTNIKKPIKCSAPKYIDYLMTWVQDQLDDETLFPSKIGVPFPKNFMSVAKTILKRLFRVYAHIYHQHFDSVMQLQEEAHLNTSFKHFIFFVQEFNLIDRRELAPLQELIEKLGSKDR from the exons ATGAGCTTCTTATT TGGTAGTCGATCTTCAAAAACCTTTAAACCCAAGAAGAACATCCCAGAAGGATCCCATCAGTACGAGCTCCTGAAACATGCAGAGGCCACGCTGGGCAGCGGTAATCTCCGGCAGGCCGTCATGTTACCCGAGGGGGAGGATCTCAATGAATGGATTGCCGTAAATA CTGTGGATTTCTTCAATCAGATAAACATGCTGTACGGGACCATCACCGAGTTCTGCACGGAGACCAGCTGCTCGGTCATGTCCGCGGGGCCCAG GTATGAATATCACTGGGCAGACGgcacaaacataaaaaagcccATCAAGTGTTCAGCCCCCAAGTATATTGACTATCTGATGACCTGGGTCCAAGACCAGCTGGACGACGAGACTTTATTCCCCAGCAAGATCG GTGTCCCCTTCCCGAAGAACTTCATGTCCGTGGCAAAGACCATCCTGAAGCGGCTGTTCCGGGTGTACGcccacatctaccaccagcactTTGACTCTGTTATGCAGCTACAGGAAGAAGCACATCTCAACACTTCATTCAAACATTTCATCTTCTTTGTACAG GAATTCAACCTGATTGACCGCCGAGAGCTGGCTCCCCTCCAGGAACTGATTGAAAAACTGGGATCCAAGGACAGATAA